AATTGATAAAGCCCAAATAGAATAACCAGAATTCCTCCGATTCGGGCAAACAGCATCTGATTGCTGTTAAAAAATCTGCCCGCCGCAGAAACTCCCATTCCCAGCAAAAAGAAGGCTGCACTCACCCCCAGCACAAAGAAAAATGTATTGAGCATTACTTTACTTCGCTGGTAACTGATTCTTCCATCTTCTCCAACCACATGGGTTCCCCCTGACAAATAACCGATATACAACGGTATCAGAGGCAGTACACATGGGGAAAAGAAACTGAGCAATCCTTGCAGAAAGACCGTCAGCACCGGCACACTCACATCTAAAGAAAATCCCATATATTTATCTCCTTGTATCTTCGTTTTTAACTACGCAACAATTTTTGTTATAAAAAGCGATTCCATATCTATATTCTTAAACATCTTTGCATGTTTGATTTCAATTATCACAGCGGGTTTTCTGACATCGTAACTCTTAATTAGAATATCCGGTCTTCCCTCCCCCGCTTCCCGATTGGATTCAACAAGATACTCCTGTACATTGTTTAAAATCTCCCGTAGAATTTTTCTAAAATCATCCCGCCCAAGAGGCAAAGCCTTATGCTCCTGCATATACTCACCTTTCCTTTATCCATCTCTGTAACCGTATGACTCTGCTATCAACATATTTGATTTTGCCCGTTTTGTCAATAGATATTGAAGCAACATATAGTAAATAAGAGATTATCAGACATCAAGGAGTCAGGCCTATCTTATGAAAAATATTAATTTTGCTGTTATCGGCGGCGATATGCGTCAGGTATATATCAGTGAAGGGTTAGCTTCCCTTGGATATACAGTATGCGATTATGCGTTATGTACAGAAACCGCCAATCCTTCCATCTGTCATGCTTCTACCATTGAAGAAGCCATCTGCAACACTTCAGCTATCATAGCCCCCGTTCCCCTGGTGCGGAATCGAGTCTTCAACCAGCAGACTTTAAATACAGATCTGACGCTTGAAAGCCTTTGTTCACTTCTGCAAAACGGCCAATATTTCTTTGCCGGTTCCATACCGGAATTTTTTAATACGGCTTTATTAGAAAAGGGGATCTCCACCTGTGATTTCATGAAAGAGGAAGAGATTGTGTTCTATAATACGATAGCCACTGCTGAAGGGGCCATTTGTGAAGCAATTTCAAAAAGTCCTTACAATCTTCACCGAAGTTCCTGCCTGGTTCTTGGATATGGGAAATGTGGCAGAACCCTGGCATCTTATCTGAAAGGAATGTTCTGTAATGTGACCGTCTGTGCCAGAAGCTCCAAGGCCAGAGCAGAGGCAGAGATTCTGGCAGATCAGGCAATCGACATACATCAGTTGGAGCAAAAGCTGGAGCACTTTACCTTTATCTTCAATACAATACCAGGTTTACTGCTCACAAAAGATCTTTTAGAAAAACTAAACTCCAATGCCTTGATTATTGACATCGCTACGGCTCCCGGAGGTGTTGACTATGAAGCAGCCGCCAGGCTGGGACTTTCCGCAAATCTTTGCCCCGGTCTTCCGGGCAAATACGCGCCAAAATCCTCTGCCGATGCCATGATTCGGTTTATAACTCACCAACTATAACTTATCTAAGGAGGTTGACGGTATGAATTTAAAAGAAAAGAAAGTAGGTGTAGCCTTTACCGGTTCCTTTTGTACCTATAAATCTGTATTTACAGAATTACAGAAACTTGCAGATGAGGGAGCAATTGTGCAGACCATCTTCTCCGATGCTTCTCAGACAATAGACAGCCGCTTCGGCAAAACACAGGATTTTGTTGATGAGGCAAGACGTATCACAGGTATTGAACCTATGCTGACCATTGGCCAGGCAGAACCCATCGGGCCGAAAGGACTTCTGGACATCGTTGTAATTCTCCCATGCACAGGAAATACCATTGCAAAACTGGCCAATGGTATTACCGACACACCTGCCCTGATGGCCGCTAAAGCACATCTCAGGAACGAAAGACCCCTGGTGATATCCATCTCTACCAACGATGCTCTGGGAATCAATATGAAAAATATTGGTTTACTAATGAATATGAAGCACATCTTCTTCGTTCCATTTGGGCAGGATAGTCCTGAAAATAAGCCGAATTCCATGATTGCCCATACGGAACTTTTGATTCCGACGCTGGAAGCCGCCCTTTTGAACAAACAATATCAGCCGGTTATCCGATAACGGAAAGGAGAAGCTATGTGCGGAATTGCAGGATTTTATAATCCAAGGGAGAATTATGAAAAAAGCCCCTTAAAGTGGAGACATATATTAAATGAAATGAATCGTGTACAGAAGCGGCGAGGCCCGGATGACGAAGGTATCTATCTGAAGCAGGGCTGTGGTCTGGCTCATGTACGGTTATCAATTATCGATCTTATGACCGGGCACCAGCCGATGATCCGAAAGCAGGATTCGCGGGAATGCAGCATCGTATTTAATGGAGAAATCTACAATATGCCGGAATTAAAAAAGGAACTTCAGGAAGAAGGTGCCAGGTTTGAAACCACAAGTGATACCGAAGTAATTTTAGCCGGATATATGCTGCATGGAACAGACTATGTAAAAAAACTGAATGGAGTTTTTGCTATCGCGCTTTGGGATTCCAGGCTGAAACAGCTTTTTCTGTTCCGGGATCGTTTGGGAGTAAAGCCCTTGTT
The window above is part of the Novisyntrophococcus fermenticellae genome. Proteins encoded here:
- a CDS encoding PD-(D/E)XK nuclease domain-containing protein, which encodes MQEHKALPLGRDDFRKILREILNNVQEYLVESNREAGEGRPDILIKSYDVRKPAVIIEIKHAKMFKNIDMESLFITKIVA
- the dpsA gene encoding dipicolinate synthase subunit DpsA, translated to MKNINFAVIGGDMRQVYISEGLASLGYTVCDYALCTETANPSICHASTIEEAICNTSAIIAPVPLVRNRVFNQQTLNTDLTLESLCSLLQNGQYFFAGSIPEFFNTALLEKGISTCDFMKEEEIVFYNTIATAEGAICEAISKSPYNLHRSSCLVLGYGKCGRTLASYLKGMFCNVTVCARSSKARAEAEILADQAIDIHQLEQKLEHFTFIFNTIPGLLLTKDLLEKLNSNALIIDIATAPGGVDYEAAARLGLSANLCPGLPGKYAPKSSADAMIRFITHQL
- a CDS encoding dipicolinate synthase subunit B codes for the protein MNLKEKKVGVAFTGSFCTYKSVFTELQKLADEGAIVQTIFSDASQTIDSRFGKTQDFVDEARRITGIEPMLTIGQAEPIGPKGLLDIVVILPCTGNTIAKLANGITDTPALMAAKAHLRNERPLVISISTNDALGINMKNIGLLMNMKHIFFVPFGQDSPENKPNSMIAHTELLIPTLEAALLNKQYQPVIR